In Paracoccus sp. N5, the DNA window TGCCCCAGATCGGGAAGTTGAAGGCGTTGATATGGACCGCCACGCCTTCCAGGGGCGACAGGATGTGCTGGGCCACGAAGCTGCCGTCTTTCGACAGCACCTCGACCTCGCCATCGGTCAGCACGCGGGCATTGGGCAGTTCGCGCCGGCCCTTCGAGGCAAAGGTCAGCATGGTGCCGATGCCGCCCTCGATGTCGACCCAGCCGTCGGCCCGGGTGGCGCCGGTATGGAGGCTTTCGGCGTAGAACTCCTCTTTCCGCGCCATCAGGGCCAGGCCCAGGGCCTTGAGCATCCCGGCGCGTTCATGGAAGGTCATGGCGCGCAGGCTGGCACCCGCGGCCCGGCCATGCTCCAGCACACCCGCGAAATCGAGCCCGGTCGAGTCGATCAGCGCAACCGGCGCCCCGGTCGCGGCATCCAGCAGGGTCTGGCCTTCCTTGGCGCCCGGCGTCCAGCCGCCGCAGACATAGCTTTCCAAACGGCGCAGCGTGGTCATCGCGTTTCCTTCCAATCCTGTTCGCAACGAGGCGCGGATGGCCGCGCCCCTGAAATCAAAGGCCGAATGCGGCCAGATGCTCGGCCACCAGCGTTTCCCAGCGGGCCAGCAGTTCCTCGTTCGGCTGGTGGCGCAGGCCAAAGCGGCGCAGCGTCTCATAGCGCGCGGAATGGGCGGCGCCGAAGCCCGCCGCGACGCGCGGGCGCCAATAGGCCAGGCTTGCCTGCACCCCGTCGCGGTCGCTTTCGGCCAGCGCGGCCAGGCCTTCCAGGCCCAGCTCGGCATGGCGCGCCTCGCGCGGGGCGATCTCGCGGAAGACCTCGGCCAGCGGCGCATAGGAGACGCGGGTCAGCTCGGTCATCTGCACTCCGGTCGCAAGGCCCTGGAGCACGTTCATCACCACCGCGTCGGTCCAGCCGGCAATCGGATAGTGGAACACCGACAGGCGCATGTCGCCCTCGCGCCGGGCGGCGCCGATGTCGGCCTCGCGATCGACGCGGGCGGCCCAGTCGTGGCTTTGCTGATAGCGGCGGCTGTCGGTGCCGAAATCGGCCATGACCGCCAGCACGCGCTCGGCATGGTCGGCCTTTTCCAGCGTGATCCGGCTGGCGGCGATCCGCTCCTTGATCGCCGGGGCGAAGTTGATCGCATCGGCGAAGCCGGCCGAGGCCGCCAACTCGCTGTCGACGAAGCTGGACATCAGCCGCAGGAGTTCGCCGCGATAGCGCGGCGGCACGTTGCCGGGCGAGGTCAGCACGCCGCCCTGCGCGAGGTAATCGTCAAGATTCATGGTCTGGGTCATGGCTGCCTCATTCGTCATAGGTGACGACCACGCGGTCGCTGATCGGATAGGCCTGGCAGGACAGGACATAGCCAGCGCGGACCTCGTAATCCTCCAGCGCGTGGTTGATGGCCATTTCCACCTCGCCCTCCAGCACCTTGCAGCGGCAGGTCGAGCAGACCCCGGCCTTGCAGGAATAGGGCGCGTCCATGTGGTTGGCGATGGCGGCATCCAGGATCGTCTCGCCCTCGCGCGGCATCTGGAAATTGCGCGTGGCGCCGTCCAGCGTCACCGTGGCGGCGGTGCCATTGCCCTGCGCCGCCGCCTGCTGCGACACGGCGCGGGCCTTGGCGCGGCCGGGCTGGCTGCTGGCGAACAGCTCGAACTTGATCTGTTCGTCCTTCAGCCCGTGTTCGCGCAGGGACGCGGCCACCGCCAGCATCAGCCCCTCGGGGCCGCAGATGAAGGCGGTGTCAAGCGCGGTCGGGTCGATCCAGTGCTGGAACAGCGCCGCCATCTTGCCTTCGTCGATGCGGCCGGTGAACAGGTCGATCTCCTGCGCCTCGGCCTTGAGGATATGCAGCACCGAGAAGCGGCCAAGGTAGAGGTTCTTCAGGTCCTCGAGTTCCTCGCGGAACATGATCGAGTTGATCTGGCGGTTGGCATAGACCAGCGTGAACTGCGATTTCGGCTCGCGCGCCAGCACGGTCTTGATGATCGACAGCAAGGGCGTGATGCCCGAGCCCGCCGCCACGCCCAGATATTGCCGCTCGGCCGCAGGGTCGGTTTCGGTGTGGAACTTGCCCATCGGCGGCATGGCGTCGATTTCGACGCCCGGCGCCAGGTTCTCGTTCGCCCAGGTGCTGAAGGCGCCGCCGTCGACGCGCTTGATGCCGACGCGCAGGCAGCCGTCGTCAACGCCCGAGCAGATGGAATAGGACCGGCGCAACTCCTCGCCGTCGAAGTCGCGGCGCAGGGTCAGGTATTGCCCTTGGGTAAAGTCGAACAGCGCCCGATCCTCGTCGCGCGGAGCCAGGGTCACGACCACGGCGTCGCGGGTGTCGCGGCGCACGTCGGTCACTTTCAGCGGGTGGAAGCGTGCCATTTGGGGTATCCTTCCCAAGCCCTTACAGGCATTTGAAATAGTCGAATGGTTCCAGGCAGTTCTTGCAGCGATAGCTCGCCTTGCAGGGGGTCGAGCCGAACTGGCTGATCTTTTCCGTGTTGGTGCTGCCGCAGCGCGGGCAGGCGATGGTCAGGTTGTGACCACCCAGCCGGGCGATCCGGCCCGCCAGCACGCCGTCCGCCGCGGTGCCGTCCACCGGCGGCGCGATGCCATAGCCGCGCAGCTTGTCGCGGCCTTCGGGCGTGATCCAGTCGGTGGTCCAGGGCGGCGACATCTGCCGTTCCAGCCGCAGCTTGTCGATGCCGTGGCCGCGCAGCGCGGTCTCGATGTCCAGGTTGATGATGCTGGTCGCCGGGCAGCCGGAATAGGTCGGCGTCACCTTGACGACCAGCGTGTCATCCTGCCAGGCCACGTCCCGGATGATGCCCAGGTCGGTCAGGCTGAGCACCGGGATTTCGGGGTCCGGCACCTCGGCCAGCCAGTCCCAGACCTGCGCGATGCTGGGCGCGGCCATCCTACCAGCTCGCACCGGGATAGGCGCGTTGCAGGAACTGCATCTCGGCCAGGATATAGCCCAGATGCTCGGTATGGGTGCCCTGCTTGCCGCCCTTGTGCGCGAAGGCACTGTCGGGAAGCGCCAGCGTCGCCTCGGCGAAGACCGCGCCGACCGTCGCCAGCCAAGGCTCGCGCAGGTTGGCCGGATCGGGCAGGATGCCCCGCGCGGCGAGTTCGGCGTCCTTGGCATCGGCCAGGAACATCTCGCCGGTATAGGACCACAGCGCCTCGATGGCAGCGGTCAGGCGCTGGTGGCTTTCCGCCGTGCCGTCGCCCAGCCGCACGATCAGGTCCGAGGACCGTTCCAGGTGATAGGCCACCTCTTTCGCCGCCTTGGCGGCGATTTCCGCCACCCGCGGGTCGGTCGAAGCCGCGGCGCCCTTCAGGAATTCGTGGTGCCAGGCGTCGAACAGGAACTGCCGCATCAGCGTATGGCCGAAGTCGCCGTTCGGGCGCTCCACCAGCAGCAGGTTGCGGAAATCCCAGGCGTCGCGCAGATAGGCGAGCTCGTCGGCGCTGCGGCCCTGCCCCTCGACCTCGGCGGCGAGCGCCAGCCAGTTCTGGGTCTGGCCGATCAGGTCCAGCGCGACGTTGGCCAGGGCAATGTCTTCCTCCAGCGCCGGGGAATGGCCGCACCATTCCGAGACGCGATGACCGAGGATCAGGGTCGAGTCGCCGATGCGCAGCAGGCATTCGAACAGCGCCTGTTCGCCGGCATCGGGGGCGGGCACCGGGGGATGGGCATGCGCGCCCTGCATGCGGGCCAGTTCCGCCACTTCGGGCGTGTTCATGTCGGGCAGCGAGGGCATCACATATGCCCCACTTCGTCCGGGATGTCGAAGAAGGTCGGGTGGCG includes these proteins:
- a CDS encoding Phenylacetic acid catabolic protein, producing the protein MTQTMNLDDYLAQGGVLTSPGNVPPRYRGELLRLMSSFVDSELAASAGFADAINFAPAIKERIAASRITLEKADHAERVLAVMADFGTDSRRYQQSHDWAARVDREADIGAARREGDMRLSVFHYPIAGWTDAVVMNVLQGLATGVQMTELTRVSYAPLAEVFREIAPREARHAELGLEGLAALAESDRDGVQASLAYWRPRVAAGFGAAHSARYETLRRFGLRHQPNEELLARWETLVAEHLAAFGL
- the paaE gene encoding 1,2-phenylacetyl-CoA epoxidase subunit PaaE, translated to MARFHPLKVTDVRRDTRDAVVVTLAPRDEDRALFDFTQGQYLTLRRDFDGEELRRSYSICSGVDDGCLRVGIKRVDGGAFSTWANENLAPGVEIDAMPPMGKFHTETDPAAERQYLGVAAGSGITPLLSIIKTVLAREPKSQFTLVYANRQINSIMFREELEDLKNLYLGRFSVLHILKAEAQEIDLFTGRIDEGKMAALFQHWIDPTALDTAFICGPEGLMLAVAASLREHGLKDEQIKFELFASSQPGRAKARAVSQQAAAQGNGTAATVTLDGATRNFQMPREGETILDAAIANHMDAPYSCKAGVCSTCRCKVLEGEVEMAINHALEDYEVRAGYVLSCQAYPISDRVVVTYDE
- the paaD gene encoding 1,2-phenylacetyl-CoA epoxidase subunit PaaD, translating into MAAPSIAQVWDWLAEVPDPEIPVLSLTDLGIIRDVAWQDDTLVVKVTPTYSGCPATSIINLDIETALRGHGIDKLRLERQMSPPWTTDWITPEGRDKLRGYGIAPPVDGTAADGVLAGRIARLGGHNLTIACPRCGSTNTEKISQFGSTPCKASYRCKNCLEPFDYFKCL
- the paaC gene encoding 1,2-phenylacetyl-CoA epoxidase subunit PaaC; translated protein: MPSLPDMNTPEVAELARMQGAHAHPPVPAPDAGEQALFECLLRIGDSTLILGHRVSEWCGHSPALEEDIALANVALDLIGQTQNWLALAAEVEGQGRSADELAYLRDAWDFRNLLLVERPNGDFGHTLMRQFLFDAWHHEFLKGAAASTDPRVAEIAAKAAKEVAYHLERSSDLIVRLGDGTAESHQRLTAAIEALWSYTGEMFLADAKDAELAARGILPDPANLREPWLATVGAVFAEATLALPDSAFAHKGGKQGTHTEHLGYILAEMQFLQRAYPGASW